The following proteins come from a genomic window of bacterium:
- the ispD gene encoding 2-C-methyl-D-erythritol 4-phosphate cytidylyltransferase gives MNTAIIAGGGTGRRFGGSECKQFVKIKGKPLIYYSICPFQESPFFDEIIVVLPPGHTTAFKKDVLDKFRFDKVVKVIPGGKERQDSVFNALNSVSGKTELVAVHDAARPFVTGELIEKLVKSMDGHDGVIPGVKILQTVKQIDKASYVVTTLDRDFIVEIQTPQVFKYRVLKKAYEHIIKNRIRITDDSAAVELAKGKIKITEGDYANRKITYKEDLIWMEIAIDRRL, from the coding sequence ATGAACACTGCAATTATCGCGGGAGGAGGAACAGGCAGACGATTCGGCGGAAGTGAATGCAAACAGTTTGTTAAGATAAAAGGAAAGCCCCTGATATATTATTCCATCTGTCCGTTTCAGGAGAGTCCTTTCTTCGATGAAATTATAGTTGTTCTGCCTCCCGGGCATACGACTGCTTTTAAAAAAGATGTGTTGGATAAATTCCGTTTTGATAAAGTTGTTAAAGTGATCCCGGGGGGAAAAGAGAGGCAGGATTCTGTATTTAACGCCTTAAACAGCGTTTCCGGCAAGACCGAGCTCGTGGCGGTCCATGATGCGGCGAGGCCTTTTGTTACGGGTGAACTGATTGAAAAACTTGTTAAATCTATGGACGGCCATGACGGGGTAATCCCCGGCGTTAAAATTCTGCAGACTGTAAAACAGATAGACAAGGCGTCTTATGTCGTAACAACACTGGACAGGGATTTTATTGTTGAAATACAGACCCCCCAGGTGTTTAAATATCGGGTTTTGAAAAAAGCTTATGAACATATTATTAAAAACAGGATCAGGATTACCGATGATTCAGCCGCGGTTGAACTGGCAAAAGGTAAAATTAAAATAACAGAAGGGGATTACGCGAACAGAAAAATAACTTATAAAGAAGACTTGATTTGGATGGAAATTGCGATAGACAGGAGATTGTAA
- a CDS encoding TRAM domain-containing protein — translation MKKLQILQRIDYMTLWIIRICFCVFCAVIGWDFVPTIYDVPSVAGAAAGFGVGIIVIGIELGLKRFSFRGVTSALIGFVLGAVVADLIIKILFIPFTPLEAYQKIIITAIFCYIGMMFVYGGRDELHMIVPYVRFTRQYKTRRFVIVDTSVIIDGRVIDIIESGFIDDVLVIPRFVLRELQLIADSSDDLKRQRGRRGLEMLKKIQDNPKVEVKIDDSDFSDIQEVDHKLIRLAKIMDAKILTNDYNLNKIAEIEKVSVLNINDLANSLKTVVFPGETLKVHVVREGKEKNQGIGYLEDGTMVVVTDGRKLIGKRIEVEVTSILQTTAGKMIFSEARKSRQNHQQNHQQNHQQNHQQNHQQWENPRL, via the coding sequence TTGAAAAAATTACAAATATTGCAGAGGATTGATTATATGACATTATGGATTATAAGGATCTGTTTTTGTGTTTTTTGCGCGGTGATCGGATGGGATTTCGTTCCGACTATATACGATGTCCCTTCCGTTGCCGGCGCGGCGGCCGGTTTTGGCGTAGGTATTATTGTCATCGGCATTGAATTGGGACTGAAACGTTTTTCTTTCAGGGGCGTTACTTCCGCCCTGATAGGATTTGTTCTGGGAGCGGTAGTCGCAGATCTTATAATTAAGATCCTGTTTATCCCTTTTACCCCCCTGGAAGCTTATCAGAAAATTATCATAACAGCGATATTCTGTTATATAGGGATGATGTTTGTTTACGGCGGAAGAGATGAATTACATATGATAGTTCCCTATGTGCGTTTTACAAGACAGTATAAGACAAGGCGGTTTGTTATTGTGGATACAAGTGTAATTATAGACGGGAGGGTGATAGATATTATTGAATCGGGATTTATCGATGATGTTCTTGTTATCCCCCGTTTTGTCCTTCGGGAACTGCAGTTGATAGCGGATTCTTCGGATGATTTGAAACGGCAGAGGGGCAGAAGAGGACTTGAGATGCTCAAAAAAATCCAGGATAATCCCAAGGTCGAAGTCAAGATAGATGACTCTGATTTTTCCGATATACAGGAAGTTGACCACAAGTTAATACGCCTCGCAAAGATCATGGATGCGAAAATACTGACAAACGATTATAATCTGAATAAAATCGCAGAGATAGAAAAAGTGAGTGTATTGAATATAAATGACCTGGCTAATTCGCTGAAGACTGTGGTTTTTCCCGGAGAAACGCTTAAAGTCCATGTAGTCAGGGAAGGTAAAGAAAAAAACCAGGGCATAGGTTATCTCGAAGACGGGACCATGGTCGTTGTAACTGACGGCAGAAAACTGATAGGCAAACGGATTGAAGTTGAGGTTACAAGCATTCTCCAGACGACGGCGGGCAAGATGATATTTTCAGAGGCGAGGAAATCCAGGCAGAACCATCAGCAGAACCACCAGCAAAACCATCAGCAGAACCATCAGCAGAACCATCAACAGTGGGAAAACCCAAGATTATGA
- a CDS encoding tetratricopeptide repeat protein, whose translation MTFRHFILIFFPIIIFIICQPVSADVIRVEGGAVLKGDISYADNEMIEIKMPSGVVAIKKDKIISIKPAALEEIENLLTDAEVETRPEVTLEMCGEASKKLDDFKRTYPVYTSDITKWAEKLTLKGRSIIAQIKERVKSENLVLYEGKYISKDLRDLIVGEEQEREQKKERRKSAVGYFDEANALVSQKKYDQAIEKYRKAVEEMPDAIGPHYNLAKIYDVKQDYRNAIKEYEKVVEIEPSILDAYVAMGEIYRKMNYVGQGIEVLKKAVEINPSLIESRYNLAMFYFNIKDYNNAILQCHEIVDNDPDFTPASILLGTIYFNKKAYDKAAESYEMVLQKNPDSEEVHHLLGTLYRAQKKYSAAIKEYKKVLDLNPDNNEAKDSIEEIRVLEKITNIAED comes from the coding sequence ATGACGTTCAGGCATTTTATTCTTATATTCTTTCCAATAATAATTTTTATTATATGCCAGCCGGTTTCGGCAGATGTAATAAGGGTTGAGGGCGGAGCGGTTTTAAAAGGGGATATATCATATGCCGACAATGAAATGATCGAAATTAAAATGCCGTCGGGGGTTGTTGCCATAAAAAAAGATAAAATCATTTCGATTAAGCCCGCGGCGCTTGAAGAAATCGAAAATCTTCTGACGGACGCCGAGGTTGAAACCAGGCCTGAAGTCACGCTGGAAATGTGCGGAGAAGCGAGTAAAAAACTGGATGATTTTAAAAGGACCTATCCTGTTTATACTTCCGATATTACCAAATGGGCTGAGAAATTAACTTTGAAAGGAAGGTCAATAATCGCGCAGATAAAAGAAAGGGTCAAAAGCGAAAATCTTGTTTTATACGAGGGAAAGTATATAAGCAAAGACCTTAGGGATTTAATTGTCGGAGAGGAACAGGAAAGAGAGCAGAAAAAGGAAAGGAGAAAATCGGCGGTAGGTTATTTTGACGAAGCCAATGCCCTTGTATCCCAGAAGAAATATGATCAGGCTATCGAAAAATACAGGAAAGCGGTTGAAGAAATGCCGGATGCGATAGGGCCCCATTATAACCTGGCAAAAATATATGACGTTAAACAGGACTACAGGAACGCTATTAAAGAATATGAGAAAGTTGTGGAGATAGAGCCGAGTATTCTTGATGCTTATGTGGCAATGGGTGAAATATACAGGAAAATGAATTATGTGGGCCAGGGTATAGAGGTTCTGAAAAAAGCCGTTGAAATTAATCCCAGCCTTATTGAATCAAGATATAATCTTGCCATGTTTTATTTTAATATCAAGGACTATAATAATGCGATTCTGCAGTGCCATGAAATCGTTGATAATGACCCTGATTTTACTCCGGCGAGCATTTTGCTGGGCACGATATATTTCAATAAGAAGGCGTACGATAAAGCGGCGGAATCTTATGAAATGGTTCTTCAGAAAAATCCAGATTCCGAGGAAGTCCATCATCTGCTCGGGACCCTTTACAGGGCGCAGAAAAAATATTCCGCGGCCATTAAAGAATACAAGAAAGTCCTTGATCTTAATCCCGACAATAATGAAGCGAAAGATTCCATAGAGGAAATCAGGGTTCTTGAAAAAATTACAAATATTGCAGAGGATTGA
- the radA gene encoding DNA repair protein RadA, with amino-acid sequence MVKSASGYICQVCGFSSFNWFGRCPQCQEWGTLAEEEISFSETAMEKTRDIIPQSLKGGETEEYKRITTGIRELDRTLGGGAVKGSVVLLGGDPGIGKSTLLLQTAGLASQKNVKCLYICGEESIAQTRLRAERINALSDGVELISETSLEPIIKCIAKHRPQLVVVDSIQVLYSNALTSAPGTVGQVRYCSSQLVRLAKVNNIVFFIVGHITKSGMIAGPKVVEHLVDTVLYFEGGRQHAYRIVRAVKNRFGSTDEIAIFNMTEKGLLEIENPSELFISERRPDISGSVVVSCMEGSRPILIEIQALVSPSYGVPKRRATGFDVNRLMLLIAVLEKRCGFLFNSQDVFINIAGGVKINETAADLAVCLALVSALKDIPVKQESIFIGEVGLGGEVRSVTNPKRRLSESVRLGFRTAFVPAGNSSDVSIKGIETVKVKSIQDVIDKLF; translated from the coding sequence ATGGTGAAAAGTGCTTCCGGATACATATGCCAGGTTTGCGGTTTTTCGAGTTTTAACTGGTTTGGAAGGTGTCCTCAATGTCAGGAATGGGGTACGCTCGCAGAAGAAGAAATTTCGTTTTCCGAAACTGCTATGGAAAAAACCAGGGATATTATTCCGCAAAGCCTTAAAGGAGGGGAAACAGAAGAATATAAGCGTATTACCACGGGAATCCGTGAGCTCGACAGGACACTGGGAGGCGGAGCGGTAAAAGGATCGGTTGTGCTTTTGGGAGGGGATCCCGGCATAGGAAAATCTACGCTGCTTCTGCAAACAGCCGGATTGGCTTCGCAAAAAAATGTGAAATGTCTCTATATCTGCGGAGAAGAATCAATTGCCCAAACCCGTTTGAGAGCGGAAAGAATAAACGCTTTATCCGACGGGGTAGAACTTATTTCCGAGACGTCGCTTGAGCCGATTATAAAATGCATAGCAAAGCACAGGCCCCAATTGGTTGTTGTGGATTCCATACAGGTCCTTTACAGCAATGCCCTGACATCCGCTCCGGGCACCGTTGGTCAGGTAAGATATTGTTCCAGCCAGCTGGTAAGGCTTGCGAAAGTAAATAATATAGTGTTCTTTATTGTCGGACATATAACAAAAAGCGGCATGATAGCAGGCCCTAAAGTTGTAGAGCATTTGGTTGATACGGTATTGTATTTTGAAGGGGGAAGGCAGCACGCCTACAGGATCGTGAGAGCTGTTAAAAACAGGTTCGGTTCAACGGATGAGATCGCGATTTTTAACATGACCGAAAAAGGTCTGCTTGAAATCGAAAATCCATCGGAGTTATTTATATCGGAAAGAAGACCGGATATCTCAGGATCTGTCGTTGTGTCGTGTATGGAAGGTTCCCGGCCTATTTTGATAGAAATCCAGGCTCTGGTCAGCCCTTCTTACGGCGTTCCTAAAAGAAGAGCCACGGGCTTTGATGTAAACAGGTTAATGCTTCTGATAGCCGTGCTTGAGAAGAGATGCGGCTTTTTGTTCAACTCGCAGGATGTTTTTATAAACATCGCCGGCGGTGTAAAAATTAATGAAACAGCCGCCGATCTGGCGGTTTGCCTTGCGCTGGTTTCGGCTTTAAAAGATATTCCGGTCAAACAGGAGAGTATTTTTATCGGTGAAGTGGGGCTTGGAGGCGAAGTCCGAAGTGTAACAAATCCAAAAAGAAGATTGAGCGAATCTGTCAGGCTTGGGTTTAGAACCGCATTTGTTCCGGCCGGCAACAGCAGCGATGTTTCGATAAAAGGCATTGAAACGGTAAAAGTTAAGTCTATTCAGGATGTAATCGACAAGTTGTTTTAG
- a CDS encoding MlaD family protein yields MQDNRLEFKVGLFVLIGLLVLAFMILKLGNKEFKETYRVIGVFDFTGGVIKGAPVRCSGVEMGKVVDLVLKTENLTEGETSHVEVVMEVAQGVILREDARVSIQSYGILGEKHIEFTPVSQTARILKPNDKIIGINPVMFDDLAKEGQKIFKSINNAANGIEKLLTDQNVKNLSDTFSNTKNLTMEMRQFICRLDSLLENNEQNITKMIEGFKADAEKLENSIDNLNDILVSIKEGNGTAGKLVVDAELYNELTGLIKDLREHGLFYKAGKSDKSRRTKSSSEKDDYPDTNELGEGINRGFIR; encoded by the coding sequence ATGCAAGATAACAGATTAGAATTCAAAGTGGGATTATTTGTTCTTATTGGTTTATTGGTATTGGCTTTTATGATATTGAAATTGGGCAATAAAGAATTTAAAGAGACTTACAGGGTCATAGGTGTTTTTGATTTTACCGGAGGGGTTATTAAAGGGGCTCCGGTGAGATGCTCGGGCGTTGAGATGGGAAAAGTCGTAGACCTGGTCCTGAAAACCGAGAACCTGACAGAGGGGGAAACTTCCCATGTTGAGGTGGTTATGGAGGTTGCGCAGGGCGTTATTCTAAGGGAGGATGCCAGGGTGTCCATACAGTCTTACGGCATACTTGGCGAAAAACACATTGAATTCACCCCTGTAAGCCAGACGGCAAGGATATTAAAACCGAATGATAAAATCATAGGCATAAACCCTGTTATGTTTGATGATCTGGCTAAAGAGGGACAGAAAATATTCAAGTCGATTAACAATGCCGCAAACGGGATCGAGAAACTTCTTACCGATCAGAATGTTAAAAACCTTTCAGATACGTTCTCGAACACAAAAAATCTCACCATGGAAATGAGGCAATTCATCTGCAGATTGGATTCTCTTTTGGAGAATAACGAACAAAACATCACGAAAATGATAGAGGGATTCAAGGCTGACGCCGAAAAACTGGAAAACAGCATTGATAACCTGAATGACATCCTTGTCTCTATAAAAGAAGGAAACGGCACGGCGGGCAAACTTGTAGTGGATGCCGAATTATATAATGAGCTTACAGGACTGATAAAAGATTTGAGAGAACACGGGTTGTTCTATAAGGCGGGAAAATCCGATAAATCAAGACGGACAAAATCCTCTTCTGAAAAAGATGATTATCCCGATACAAATGAACTCGGTGAAGGTATAAATAGGGGATTTATCAGATAA
- a CDS encoding ABC transporter ATP-binding protein, whose protein sequence is MIKIVDVHKNFAGQEVLKGINLDVKKGETIVIIGRSGCGKSVLLKHLIGILKPDSGDLFFNEVNISRLREQDLVEHRKRFGMLFQAAALFDSMTVKENVAFGLREHMEMSEEQINRLVKEKLALVGLYGIEEKKPAELSGGMRKRVGLARAFAMDPEIILYDEPTTGLDPITSDVINDLIVKLKHEFNVTSFAVTHDMKSAYKIADRIAMLYDGHIIESGTPGEIQNTSNPVVRQFISGSSQGPITEKDL, encoded by the coding sequence GTGATTAAAATAGTTGACGTCCATAAAAATTTTGCCGGGCAGGAAGTCCTGAAAGGGATAAACCTGGATGTTAAAAAAGGCGAAACGATCGTGATAATAGGGCGCAGCGGGTGCGGTAAAAGCGTTTTGCTTAAACATCTCATCGGCATTTTAAAACCTGACAGCGGAGATCTTTTCTTTAACGAGGTCAATATATCGCGTTTAAGGGAACAGGATCTTGTCGAACACAGAAAAAGATTCGGGATGTTGTTCCAGGCCGCCGCCCTTTTTGATTCTATGACAGTTAAGGAAAATGTCGCTTTCGGGCTGCGTGAACATATGGAGATGTCCGAAGAACAGATAAACAGGCTTGTTAAGGAAAAGTTAGCGTTGGTGGGGCTTTACGGCATAGAGGAAAAAAAGCCGGCGGAACTCAGCGGCGGCATGAGAAAAAGAGTCGGGCTTGCCCGGGCTTTTGCGATGGATCCTGAAATTATTTTATATGACGAACCCACCACCGGCCTTGACCCTATAACTTCGGATGTCATCAATGATTTAATAGTAAAATTAAAACACGAATTTAATGTCACATCATTTGCGGTAACTCATGACATGAAGAGCGCTTATAAAATAGCCGACAGGATTGCCATGCTTTATGACGGGCACATTATAGAGAGCGGGACACCCGGGGAAATACAGAATACTTCAAATCCCGTTGTCAGGCAGTTTATATCCGGGAGCTCACAGGGACCTATTACCGAGAAAGACCTGTAA
- a CDS encoding ABC transporter permease, with translation MKTLFLSLVGMFGRRILGIIKQLGEAALMFVETIWCMFTTPPRREIILAQMKEIGIKSLPVVLLTGIFTGMVLAVQSYYQLHKISMDTSIGILVGLSMTNELGPVLTGLMVAGRVGASMAAELGTMKVTEQIDALKSLASNPIKYLVVPRFLACVLLVPMLTVYSIFVGIVGGYLIGVKFMGINGTFFMKNMLDYTDNFDLANGIIKSFFFAIIVALTGCYKGFSATEGAEGVGKATTQAVVVACISILISDFFLSIILF, from the coding sequence ATGAAAACGTTGTTTCTGTCACTGGTTGGTATGTTCGGCAGGAGAATTTTAGGCATTATTAAACAATTGGGCGAAGCGGCGCTGATGTTTGTCGAGACAATATGGTGCATGTTTACTACGCCTCCGAGAAGGGAAATCATTCTTGCCCAGATGAAAGAAATAGGGATAAAATCCCTCCCTGTTGTATTGCTGACAGGTATTTTTACCGGGATGGTTCTGGCGGTTCAGTCATATTATCAATTGCACAAGATATCCATGGATACGTCGATCGGTATCCTGGTCGGATTGTCAATGACCAATGAACTGGGTCCGGTCCTGACGGGGCTTATGGTCGCCGGCAGAGTCGGGGCTTCTATGGCCGCCGAACTCGGCACAATGAAGGTTACGGAACAGATAGATGCGTTGAAAAGCCTGGCAAGCAACCCTATTAAATATCTTGTTGTCCCGCGGTTTCTTGCATGTGTATTGCTGGTTCCTATGCTGACTGTTTATTCCATTTTTGTCGGCATAGTGGGAGGATACCTGATAGGCGTTAAGTTTATGGGGATAAACGGGACATTTTTTATGAAAAACATGCTTGATTATACGGATAATTTCGATTTGGCAAACGGAATAATAAAATCTTTTTTCTTTGCGATAATAGTGGCCCTGACAGGGTGTTATAAGGGCTTTTCGGCCACTGAAGGGGCCGAGGGAGTGGGAAAAGCGACGACACAGGCTGTAGTTGTCGCATGCATCTCCATATTGATTTCCGATTTCTTTTTATCGATTATTCTGTTCTGA
- a CDS encoding ATP-dependent Clp protease ATP-binding subunit, whose amino-acid sequence MFDKFTPRARQVIILARKEADRFNHSYIGTEHLLLGIIKLGDGVAFSVLRRMGIDFETVRLEIEKSVGAGPETKVAGDVPLTSRAKKVIELAVEESNKLNHTYVGTEHLLLGLIKEGEGIAAGILTKLGLDLHKVKEEILQELMEMDYTQESEGIPGSLHEKLHENKSFAAKKSAKTPALDAFGRDLTEMARNDKLDPVIGRKNEIERVIQVLCRRTKNNPVLIGEAGVGKTAIVEGLAHSIVKNEVPEILIDKKLVTLDLALMIAGTKYRGQFEERIKAVMEEIKTSKDVILFIDELHTIVGAGAAEGAIDASNILKPALARGDVQCIGATTMNEYRKFIEKDAALERRFQIIKVEEPSVDETVQILEGLKDKYEKHHNALISDEALILAAKLSDRYIADRFLPDKAIDLIDEASAKARISAMTTPPEFKDMQESLNDIVKNKESAIKRQAFEDAASLRDKERTLREEISKKRRKWNDENREKVVYIGGEEVAQMVSRWTGIPVFKLEEAETEKLLRMEQELHKRIVGQDEPVSAVSKALRRSRADLKDPRRPIGSFIFLGPTGVGKTLLAKALAEFLFDDEDALIQIDMSEYMEKFNVSRLTGSPPGYVGYEEGGQLTEKVRRRPYSVVLFDEIEKAHPDVMHILLQILEEGKLTDSYGRKVDFRNTVVIMTSNVGAAYIEKATTVGFHAGDESFSYEKMKDKILSEVKATFKPEFLNRIDEIIVFQPLTKDDLFNIIDLEIRRLKENLGRKDLEIKVDDSAKKNLLKVGYKPALGARPLKRAIQKHVEDTIAEEILRKKPKGGTVLRVFAKNAKISISIENKSKKKKRK is encoded by the coding sequence ATGTTTGATAAATTTACTCCGAGAGCAAGACAGGTGATTATTCTTGCGAGAAAGGAAGCGGATAGATTTAACCATAGTTATATAGGGACGGAACACTTGCTGCTGGGGATAATCAAGTTGGGGGACGGGGTCGCTTTTAGTGTCCTGAGAAGGATGGGAATTGATTTTGAAACGGTAAGGCTGGAAATAGAAAAATCGGTGGGAGCCGGCCCCGAGACAAAAGTCGCGGGAGATGTTCCTTTAACAAGCCGCGCCAAAAAGGTCATAGAACTTGCGGTTGAAGAATCAAATAAATTGAATCATACCTATGTCGGCACCGAGCACCTTCTGCTGGGTTTGATTAAAGAGGGGGAGGGCATAGCAGCGGGTATTTTGACTAAATTGGGGCTGGATCTTCACAAGGTTAAAGAGGAAATACTGCAGGAACTCATGGAGATGGATTACACCCAGGAATCAGAAGGTATCCCCGGGTCATTGCATGAGAAATTGCATGAGAATAAATCATTTGCGGCAAAGAAGTCAGCAAAAACCCCGGCTCTGGATGCTTTCGGCCGCGATCTTACCGAAATGGCAAGAAATGACAAACTCGACCCTGTGATAGGCAGAAAAAATGAAATTGAAAGAGTTATACAGGTATTGTGCAGGCGTACAAAGAATAATCCTGTCCTTATAGGCGAAGCGGGCGTCGGGAAAACCGCTATTGTGGAAGGACTTGCCCATTCTATAGTAAAAAATGAGGTGCCTGAGATATTGATTGACAAAAAACTCGTTACGCTGGACCTTGCCCTGATGATTGCCGGAACAAAGTACCGCGGGCAGTTCGAGGAAAGAATAAAAGCGGTCATGGAGGAAATAAAAACTTCAAAAGATGTGATTTTGTTTATTGATGAATTGCATACTATAGTCGGAGCGGGCGCGGCTGAAGGCGCCATTGACGCGTCGAATATACTTAAGCCGGCTTTAGCCCGGGGAGACGTTCAATGTATCGGCGCTACAACAATGAATGAATACAGGAAATTTATTGAGAAAGACGCTGCTTTGGAAAGGCGTTTTCAGATAATTAAGGTGGAGGAACCGTCAGTTGACGAAACGGTCCAGATATTGGAAGGATTAAAGGATAAGTATGAAAAGCATCACAATGCCCTTATATCGGATGAAGCTCTGATACTGGCCGCGAAGCTGTCGGACAGATATATAGCGGACAGGTTTCTTCCTGACAAAGCAATAGATTTAATAGATGAAGCTTCGGCAAAAGCAAGAATTTCCGCGATGACAACACCGCCGGAATTCAAAGATATGCAGGAATCTCTTAATGATATTGTCAAAAATAAAGAATCTGCGATAAAAAGACAGGCGTTCGAAGATGCCGCTTCCCTCCGCGATAAAGAGAGGACATTACGCGAAGAAATTTCTAAAAAGAGGAGAAAATGGAATGACGAAAACAGGGAAAAAGTAGTTTATATCGGGGGAGAAGAGGTTGCGCAAATGGTTTCGCGCTGGACCGGCATACCCGTTTTCAAATTGGAAGAAGCCGAAACTGAAAAATTGCTCAGGATGGAACAGGAATTACATAAGAGAATAGTAGGGCAGGATGAACCCGTGTCCGCGGTTTCAAAAGCGCTGAGGCGTTCGCGCGCTGACTTGAAGGATCCGAGAAGACCTATAGGGTCCTTCATTTTTCTGGGCCCGACCGGGGTAGGAAAAACGCTGCTTGCAAAAGCCCTTGCCGAATTTTTGTTTGACGACGAGGATGCCCTTATCCAGATTGACATGTCGGAATATATGGAGAAATTCAATGTATCACGCCTTACCGGATCTCCTCCCGGTTATGTGGGTTATGAAGAGGGCGGACAGTTAACGGAAAAGGTCAGAAGAAGACCGTATTCGGTTGTTCTTTTTGATGAGATTGAGAAGGCTCACCCGGATGTTATGCACATCCTTCTGCAGATACTGGAAGAAGGCAAGCTCACGGATAGCTACGGGAGAAAAGTGGATTTTAGGAATACTGTGGTCATAATGACTTCCAATGTAGGGGCTGCTTATATCGAAAAGGCGACAACCGTCGGTTTCCACGCGGGAGACGAAAGTTTCTCATATGAAAAAATGAAGGATAAAATCCTGAGTGAAGTTAAAGCGACATTTAAGCCCGAGTTCCTTAACAGGATAGATGAGATAATAGTTTTCCAGCCCCTGACGAAAGATGACCTTTTCAATATTATTGATCTTGAAATCAGGAGATTAAAAGAAAATCTCGGCAGAAAGGATCTGGAGATCAAAGTCGATGATTCAGCTAAAAAGAATCTTCTGAAAGTCGGATACAAGCCTGCTTTGGGCGCGAGGCCTTTGAAGCGCGCCATACAGAAACACGTCGAAGATACCATAGCGGAAGAAATATTGAGAAAAAAACCGAAAGGCGGAACGGTTTTACGTGTTTTTGCCAAGAATGCGAAGATCAGCATCAGTATTGAGAATAAAAGCAAAAAAAAGAAGCGTAAATGA
- a CDS encoding protein arginine kinase codes for MEIETLHKKIGSWLSGSGNESGTVLSSRIRLARNLDKQPFCHWASPSQREETYNILIEALKSSNFFGKGMFLRVDELSKINRMLLVERYLISFEHAQGKISSGLAVSEGEIISSMVNEEDHLRIQVLYPCLQLHEAFSLSREFERVMSKKVKFAVNKEFGFLTSCPTNVGTGLRASVMVHLPALVIDEQIGQILQAVNKLGLAVRGTFGEGTHSIGSIFQISNQVTLGKSEEEIIIDVEKMVKEIIGYEQKAREKILKNRRIEIEDKIGRAYGVFSNAKVISSKETIDLLSILKLGVDLGLLHSKNITNDRINASRIQTQPAHLQKFAGRELTHSERDVYRAKILKDIFSRKRGK; via the coding sequence ATGGAAATTGAGACCCTTCATAAAAAAATCGGTAGTTGGCTGTCGGGTTCGGGCAATGAGTCCGGTACCGTCCTTTCAAGCCGTATAAGACTGGCAAGAAACCTGGATAAACAACCTTTCTGCCATTGGGCTTCTCCATCTCAGAGAGAAGAAACATATAATATACTGATTGAAGCCCTGAAATCATCGAATTTTTTCGGCAAAGGCATGTTTTTAAGGGTCGATGAGTTATCAAAAATCAACAGGATGCTCCTTGTTGAGAGATATCTTATCAGTTTCGAACATGCCCAGGGTAAGATTTCCAGCGGACTTGCCGTTTCGGAAGGCGAAATCATCAGTTCCATGGTAAATGAGGAAGACCATCTGAGAATACAGGTTTTATATCCATGCCTTCAGCTTCATGAGGCATTCAGCCTTTCCAGGGAATTTGAAAGGGTAATGTCAAAAAAAGTTAAATTTGCGGTAAATAAGGAATTCGGTTTTTTGACTTCCTGTCCAACCAATGTCGGGACAGGGCTTAGGGCATCCGTTATGGTTCATCTGCCGGCTCTGGTTATCGATGAGCAGATAGGACAGATTCTTCAAGCTGTAAATAAACTGGGTTTGGCCGTAAGAGGGACATTTGGGGAAGGGACCCATAGCATAGGCAGTATTTTCCAGATATCGAATCAGGTTACGCTCGGAAAGTCCGAAGAGGAAATCATTATTGATGTTGAAAAAATGGTTAAGGAAATTATCGGATATGAGCAGAAGGCAAGGGAGAAAATCCTTAAAAACAGAAGAATTGAAATCGAAGATAAAATCGGCCGCGCATACGGTGTTTTCTCAAATGCGAAGGTCATATCTTCAAAGGAAACCATAGATCTTCTTTCGATATTGAAACTGGGTGTGGACCTGGGCCTGCTGCATTCAAAAAATATAACTAACGACAGAATAAACGCGTCAAGGATTCAAACCCAGCCGGCTCATTTACAGAAGTTTGCGGGCAGGGAATTGACACATTCCGAGAGAGATGTTTACAGGGCTAAAATTTTAAAAGATATATTTTCGCGAAAGAGAGGTAAATAG